A single genomic interval of Anser cygnoides isolate HZ-2024a breed goose chromosome 7, Taihu_goose_T2T_genome, whole genome shotgun sequence harbors:
- the GOT1 gene encoding aspartate aminotransferase, cytoplasmic: MAAAASIFAAVPRAPPVAVFKLTADFREDADSRKVNLGVGAYRTDEGQPWVLPVVRKVEQMIAGDGKLNHEYLPILGLPEFRANASRIALGDDSPAIKENRIGSVQSLGGTGALRIGAEFLRRWYNGTNNTATPVYVSSPTWENHNSVFLDAGFKDIRTYHYWDAAKRGLDLQGLLDDMEKAPEFSIFILHACAHNPTGTDPTPDQWKQIAAVMKRRFLFPFFDSAYQGFASGSLDKDAWAVRYFVSEGFELFCAQSFSKNFGLYNERVGNLTVVGKDADNVQRVLSQMEKIVRTTWSNPPSQGARIVATTLTSPQLFAEWKDNVKTMADRVLLMRSELRSRLESLGTPGTWNHITDQIGMFSFTGLNPKQVEYMIKEKHIYLMASGRINMCGLTTKNLDYVAKSIHEAVTKIQ, from the exons atggccgccgccgcctccatCTTCGCCGCCGTGCCGCGCGCTCCCCCGGTCGCCGTGTTCAAGCTGACGGCGGATTTCCGGGAGGACGCCGACTCGCGGAAGGTCAACCTCGGCGTGGGCG cCTACCGCACGGACGAGGGGCAGCCGTGGGTGCTGCCGGTGGTGCGGAAGGTGGAGCAGATGATCGCCGGTGACGGCAAGCTGAACCACGAGTACCTGCCCATCCTCGGGCTGCCCGAGTTCCGCGCCAACGCCTCCCGCATCGCCCTGGGCGACGACAGCCCCGCCATCAAGGAGAACCGG ATCGGCAGCGTGCAGTCCCTGGGCGGGACGGGCGCCCTGCGCATCGGCGCGGAGTTCCTACGGCGGTGGTACAACGGCACCAACAACACGGCCACCCCGGTCTACGTCTCCTCGCCAACCTGGG AGAACCACAACTCTGTGTTTCTGGATGCTGGCTTTAAAGACATCAGAACCTACCACTACTGGGATGCCGCCAAGAGGGGCCTGGACCTCCAGGGGCTGCTGGATGACATGGAG AAAGCTCCGGAGTTCTCCATCTTCATCCTCCACGCCTGCGCGCACAACCCGACGGGCACAGACCCTACTCCGGACCAGTGGAAGCAGATTGCTGCCGTTATGAAG CGCCGGTTCCTGTTTCCGTTCTTCGACTCGGCGTACCAAGGTTTTGCCTCTGGCAGCCTGGACAAGGATGCCTGGGCTGTGCGATACTTTGTCTCCGAGGGCTTTGAGCTCTTCTGTGCACAGTCGTTTTCCAAGAACTTTGGTCTCTACA ATGAACGCGTGGGGAACCTGACCGTGGTGGGGAAAGACGCGGACAACGTGCAGCGTGTGCTTTCCCAGATGGAGAAGATCGTGCGCaccacctggtccaaccctccCTCCCAGGGAGCGCGCATCGTGGCGACTACGCTTACGTCCCCGCAGCTCTTTGCCGAGTG gaaggACAACGTGAAGACGATGGCAGATCGGGTCTTGCTGATGCGCTCGGAGCTCCGGTCTCGCCTGGAGTCCCTGGGGACCCCGGGCACCTGGAACCACATCACGGACCAGATCGGCATGTTCAGCTTCACGGGGTTGAACC CTAAGCAGGTGGAGTACATGATCAAGGAAAAACACATCTACCTGATGGCTAGCGGGCGCATCAACATGTGTGGCCTGACTACCAAGAACCTGGACTATGTGGCCAAGTCCATCCATGAAGCTGTCACAAAAATCCAATGA